Proteins from a single region of Desulfuromonadales bacterium:
- the pyrE gene encoding orotate phosphoribosyltransferase, giving the protein MTVQERDELMRIVRELSYEEREVTLASGRKSNFYFDGKQTCLHARGGLLVGKAFWQEVKQFAGSVHGVGGLTLGADPIATATSIAAALEGQGVHAFIIRKEPKGHGTGQWLEGRKNLPPGSRVVIVEDVTTTGGSSMKAVERAREEGLEVVGIVTLVDREEGAREAIEAVGLPLRAVFTRTQVVGK; this is encoded by the coding sequence ATGACTGTACAGGAGAGAGATGAACTGATGCGAATCGTCCGCGAACTGTCGTACGAGGAGCGCGAGGTGACCCTGGCATCGGGGCGAAAGAGCAACTTTTACTTCGATGGCAAGCAAACCTGCCTGCATGCCAGGGGTGGCCTGCTGGTCGGCAAGGCGTTCTGGCAAGAGGTGAAGCAGTTCGCCGGGTCAGTCCACGGCGTCGGTGGTCTGACGCTGGGCGCCGATCCCATCGCCACTGCCACCTCCATTGCCGCGGCGCTGGAAGGGCAGGGCGTGCATGCCTTCATCATCCGCAAGGAACCGAAGGGACACGGCACCGGTCAGTGGCTGGAGGGACGCAAGAACCTTCCCCCCGGCTCGCGGGTGGTGATCGTCGAGGATGTCACCACCACCGGCGGCTCGTCGATGAAGGCGGTCGAGCGTGCCCGCGAGGAAGGTCTCGAAGTTGTCGGGATCGTCACCCTGGTCGATCGGGAAGAGGGTGCCCGGGAGGCTATCGAGGCTGTCGGCCTCCCCCTGCGGGCCGTTTTTACCCGAACCCAGGTGGTGGGAAAATAG
- a CDS encoding AIR synthase-related protein yields the protein TLRHLLARLNICSKESVVRRYDHEVQAGTIVKPLVGAVNDGPADAAVIRPLYDSFEGAVVAHGICPRFSDIDTFHMTANAIDEALRNFVAVGGNIEHVAGLDNFCWCDPVKSDKTPDGEYKAAQLVRANQALYEYCVAFGVPLISGKDSMKNDYQIGNTKISIPPTLLFSVLGKIDDVRRAVTMDVKRPGDLVYLLGVTREELGGSEYYALLGHLGKNVPRVDAASALARYRALNRAQAEGVITSCHDLSDGGLGVALAEMAFAGGLGIHADLRRVTTDGPLREDHLLFSETASRLLVTVRQEHQERFEAIFAGLDHCRIGEVCDDTELRLTGLAGEILVRTSIHELKEAWQSPLREL from the coding sequence ACCCTGCGCCATCTGCTCGCCCGGCTCAATATCTGCTCCAAGGAGAGCGTGGTCCGCCGCTACGACCACGAGGTCCAGGCCGGAACCATTGTCAAGCCCCTGGTCGGAGCAGTCAACGACGGGCCGGCGGATGCCGCCGTGATTCGCCCCCTGTATGACTCCTTCGAAGGGGCAGTGGTCGCGCACGGTATCTGCCCGCGGTTCAGCGACATCGACACCTTTCACATGACCGCCAACGCCATCGATGAGGCGCTGCGCAATTTTGTCGCAGTTGGCGGGAACATCGAGCATGTGGCGGGTCTCGACAATTTCTGCTGGTGCGATCCGGTCAAGAGCGACAAGACCCCCGATGGCGAATACAAGGCGGCCCAGTTGGTGCGGGCCAACCAGGCCCTCTACGAGTACTGCGTCGCCTTCGGCGTGCCGCTCATCTCGGGCAAGGACTCGATGAAGAACGACTACCAGATCGGCAACACCAAGATTTCGATTCCGCCGACCCTCCTCTTTTCGGTTCTCGGCAAGATCGACGATGTACGCCGGGCGGTAACCATGGATGTCAAGCGGCCCGGCGATCTCGTCTACCTCCTCGGTGTCACCCGCGAGGAACTGGGCGGTTCCGAGTACTACGCGCTGCTGGGGCATCTCGGCAAGAACGTGCCGCGGGTCGATGCAGCATCGGCGCTTGCCCGCTATCGAGCGCTCAACCGGGCACAGGCCGAGGGGGTGATCACCTCCTGCCACGACCTCTCCGACGGCGGCCTCGGTGTCGCCCTGGCGGAGATGGCCTTCGCCGGGGGCTTAGGCATCCACGCCGACCTGCGCCGAGTAACGACCGATGGCCCGCTGCGGGAGGATCACCTCCTCTTTTCCGAGACGGCCAGCCGCCTGCTGGTCACCGTCCGTCAAGAGCACCAAGAGCGTTTCGAAGCGATCTTCGCAGGCCTCGACCATTGCCGGATCGGCGAGGTCTGCGACGATACCGAGCTGCGCCTTACCGGTCTGGCCGGCGAGATTCTCGTCCGGACCTCCATTCACGAACTCAAGGAGGCGTGGCAGTCGCCTCTCCGGGAGCTGTAA
- the pheA gene encoding chorismate mutase — MDIDHIRKEIDRLDSELLRIFNERAALALQIGEIKKQKGLPVYDPDRERRIFDRMQAANPGPLEDNAIVRLFERVIDESRRLERIRTKGE, encoded by the coding sequence TTGGATATCGATCATATCCGCAAGGAAATCGACCGGCTCGACAGCGAGCTGCTGCGAATCTTCAACGAGCGCGCCGCCCTGGCCCTGCAAATTGGCGAAATCAAGAAACAGAAGGGCCTTCCCGTCTACGACCCCGATCGGGAAAGGAGGATCTTCGACCGGATGCAGGCCGCCAACCCAGGCCCACTGGAGGACAACGCCATTGTCCGCCTGTTTGAGCGCGTGATCGACGAAAGCAGGAGACTGGAGAGAATTCGGACAAAAGGGGAATAA
- the purF gene encoding amidophosphoribosyltransferase has protein sequence MFDKLHEECGVFGIYGHPEAANLTYLGLYALQHRGQESCGIVASDGERLRAHKGMGLVADVFKHDSVFEKLPGRSAIGHVRYSTAGGNDFKNCQPIMVDYVRGSIAIAHNGNLVNAQELRNDLEHRGSIFSTTADTEVIIHLLARAPSDSLPDRVTEALQAIKGAYSLVFLTETRLVAVRDPNGFRPLALGKLDGAYVVASETCAFDLIEAEFIREIEPGEMILIDKNGIKSFHPFGKVNPSPCIFEYIYFARPDSTVYGREVYGVRKEFGRQLAREHAVEADVVIPIPDSGVPSAVGYAEESGIPFQLGLIRNHYVGRTFIEPQQSIRHFGVKLKLNPVREEIEGKRVVVIDDSIVRGTTARKIIKMIRNAGAREIHVRISSPPTSFPCYYGIDTPTRKELISSSHTIEEINRYITSDSLGYLSREGMLHAAGVAEGSARHFCDACFSGYYPVKFPRLKDDSQLGLF, from the coding sequence ATGTTCGACAAACTCCATGAAGAATGCGGGGTCTTCGGGATATACGGTCATCCCGAGGCAGCCAACCTGACCTACCTGGGGCTCTATGCCCTGCAACACCGCGGCCAGGAGAGCTGCGGCATCGTCGCCTCCGACGGCGAACGCCTGCGGGCCCACAAGGGGATGGGGCTGGTTGCCGACGTATTCAAGCACGATTCGGTCTTCGAGAAACTGCCGGGACGCAGCGCCATCGGGCATGTCCGCTATTCCACCGCCGGCGGCAACGACTTCAAGAACTGCCAGCCGATCATGGTCGACTACGTGCGCGGGTCGATCGCCATCGCCCATAACGGCAACCTGGTCAACGCCCAGGAGCTTCGCAACGACCTGGAGCATCGCGGTTCGATCTTCTCCACCACCGCCGATACCGAGGTCATAATTCATCTGCTGGCCCGCGCTCCGAGCGACTCCCTCCCGGATCGCGTGACCGAGGCCCTGCAGGCGATCAAGGGCGCCTACAGCCTGGTCTTTCTCACCGAAACCCGGCTGGTGGCGGTACGCGACCCCAACGGCTTTCGCCCCCTGGCTCTCGGCAAACTCGACGGCGCCTATGTGGTCGCTTCGGAAACCTGCGCCTTCGATCTCATCGAGGCCGAGTTCATCCGCGAGATCGAACCCGGCGAGATGATCCTCATCGACAAGAACGGCATCAAATCGTTTCACCCCTTCGGCAAGGTGAACCCTTCTCCCTGCATCTTCGAATACATCTACTTCGCCCGCCCCGACAGCACCGTCTACGGTCGCGAGGTCTACGGCGTGCGCAAGGAATTCGGCCGGCAGTTGGCCCGGGAGCATGCGGTGGAAGCCGACGTGGTCATTCCCATCCCCGACTCCGGGGTGCCGTCCGCTGTCGGCTATGCCGAAGAGTCCGGAATCCCCTTCCAGCTAGGTCTGATCCGCAACCACTATGTCGGCCGGACTTTCATCGAGCCGCAGCAGTCGATTCGCCACTTCGGGGTCAAACTAAAGCTCAATCCGGTGCGCGAAGAGATCGAAGGGAAGCGGGTGGTCGTCATCGACGACTCGATTGTCCGCGGCACGACCGCCCGCAAGATCATCAAGATGATCCGCAACGCCGGCGCCCGGGAGATTCACGTGCGCATCTCCAGTCCGCCCACTAGCTTCCCCTGCTATTACGGCATCGATACCCCGACCCGCAAGGAGCTGATCTCTTCCTCGCATACCATCGAAGAGATCAACCGCTACATCACGTCCGACAGTCTGGGCTACCTTTCCCGCGAGGGGATGCTGCATGCGGCCGGAGTTGCCGAAGGGAGCGCCAGACATTTCTGCGACGCCTGTTTCAGCGGTTACTACCCGGTGAAGTTTCCACGACTGAAGGACGACAGCCAGTTGGGACTTTTTTAA
- a CDS encoding phosphoribosylformylglycinamidine synthase subunit PurQ gives MAKIVKAIVIAGNGTNCEREVANACRLGGADVADIVHIAELLAGRVQLDSYHFLNLAGGFLDGDDLGSAKAGANRLLHAPVRGRGEHLIDQVRRFIAEGKLVMGVCNGFQLMVKMGMLPALGGDYRQQSTTLTFNDGGRFEDRWVYLKADPASPCVFTRGLKGLYLPIRHGEGKFVAEAAAVLETIEARHLAVLKYSDPVLHASTMEYPFNPNGSQAAIAGLCDETGRIFGLMPHPEAYVHRTHHPRWTREENLPEEGMGLWLYRNAVDFIRREL, from the coding sequence ATGGCCAAGATAGTCAAAGCCATCGTCATCGCCGGCAACGGGACCAACTGTGAACGGGAAGTGGCCAACGCCTGCCGGCTGGGCGGCGCCGACGTCGCCGACATCGTCCACATTGCCGAGCTGCTGGCCGGCCGCGTCCAACTGGACAGTTATCATTTTCTCAATTTGGCAGGCGGTTTCCTCGACGGCGACGATCTCGGCAGCGCCAAGGCCGGCGCCAACCGCCTTCTGCACGCGCCGGTGCGCGGACGCGGCGAACACCTGATCGACCAGGTACGGCGGTTCATCGCCGAAGGCAAACTGGTGATGGGGGTCTGCAACGGTTTTCAGTTGATGGTCAAGATGGGGATGCTGCCAGCCTTGGGCGGCGATTACCGGCAGCAGAGCACGACCCTGACCTTCAACGACGGCGGCCGCTTCGAGGACCGCTGGGTCTATCTCAAGGCCGATCCCGCCTCGCCCTGCGTCTTCACCCGCGGCCTGAAAGGGCTCTATCTTCCCATCCGGCACGGCGAGGGGAAATTCGTCGCGGAAGCGGCGGCGGTTCTCGAGACCATCGAGGCGCGGCACCTGGCGGTTCTCAAATATTCCGACCCCGTTTTGCATGCCTCCACCATGGAGTACCCGTTCAACCCCAACGGCTCCCAGGCGGCCATTGCCGGCCTGTGCGACGAAACAGGGCGCATTTTCGGTCTCATGCCGCATCCTGAAGCCTACGTTCACCGTACCCACCATCCGCGCTGGACCCGGGAAGAGAATCTGCCGGAAGAAGGGATGGGGCTGTGGCTCTACCGGAATGCCGTCGATTTTATTCGGCGTGAATTGTAG